CAGGGTCTTCCGTTGGAACGGCTACCACTACGCCCTGGGTATGCCGGGAAGACTCTACCGGTCAAAGGACGGCCTGACCGACTTTGAAGGCGGGCCGGTCCTCTTCAGCCCCAACATGCGCCACAGTGCCCTCAAGCTGGACGGGACCACCCTCAAGGTATTCTACTCGGACGTAGGCGACGCCCCGGAGCGAATCCTGTTGTCCACCATTGATTTGACGCCGGACTGGACAAACTGGCGGGAGTCAGAACCGGCTACCGTTCTTGAACCGGAGCTTGAGTACGAAGGGGCGGACTTGCCGATTGAACCCTCGGTGCGGGGTTGGGCACCGGAGAGGGTAAGGCAGTTGCACGACCCGGCTATCTTTCGGGATAACGGCGAGACCTATCTGCTGTACTCGGTGGCCGGCGAGTACGGGCTTGCCATTGCCCGGCTTGTGGAGTAGGATAGCTGCACCTCGCAAAGGAGGCCTGCCATGTCCGATGATATCGTAGTCAAAGAGGCAAAGAATTGAGGGGCATCTTGCTTGCGGGAGGAGGCAGGTAGTGGAAACAGCGCGCTTGTTGAAAAGAAGGCCCTGGGGAATAGCAGGCGCAGTGCTGCTGCTTGCGGTGATAGCGATTGCTGCTCTGTCTCCCGTCATAACACCCTACCAGTACAACCGGATCGACATAAGAAGCAGACTGGAACCGCCCGGCGCTGGCCATATCCTGGGCACCGACGACCTCGGCCGTGATGTGTTCAGCCGGTTACTGTACGGCACCCGCCCCTATGTGCAGGGCGGCCTGGTGGCAACCGGGATGGCCACGGTCCTCGGGCTCCTTCTCGGATTCCTCTCCGCCGGCTTTGGAGGAAGGACCGACTCCATTCTCCGGAGAGCAGTGCTTGTCCCGGCGCTTCTGGCAGGAGTGGCAATCCTGGTGACCCTCGTGGAGTGGGCAATTCCATCCAGCTTCGTCTCGTTTTTTGGCTTCCTGATGACTTCTGCTTCCGTGGTGGGCCCACCCGTGTCCGTTACGGTGGTCGTCCCGGCACTGCTGTCCCTTATCCTCCTGCCGTCGGTCTACGACCTGGCCCGTAATGCTTACCTGTCGGCAGGAATTGTTCGGCGCTTGCCGGATGTGCAACCTGTCCGGCAGGACCCCACCTTCAGTCTTCGAGCGCTCGGGCACAGCCTAAGACCCCTTGCGCCTTTGACAGTCGTGAATCTGGGTGTGGCAGTGGGAATGGCTGTACTGGTTGTCGCTCCTTTGAGCTATTACGGGCTCGGTGTTCCCCCGCCATTCCCGTGCTGGGGTAACATGCTGAGCAGCACCGGACTTCGTGAATTGGACGCGGCTCCATGGATTCTGGTATCCCCCGGCATCGCCATCGGGCTGACAACACTGGGTGCTATCGTGTTCGGGCTGGCACTCCGCGAGGTCTGGTTTCCGCGCTTCTCCCGGCTTTTCCGGTCACCGAAGGTGAGCCACATACCCCCAATAGAGAGGCACTGCTCATGAGGAGAGGGGAGAAGATGTTTATGATAAGGGCGACGAAAAAGGGGAGCCCGGAGGGGCGAAAGGGTTTCTGAGCAGCCAGCTACGGCAGCCCGCGGGGTTCCATCGGCGGGCAGTAGTACACCGCCGGGCCGGTACCGGCATCGGGCAGCAGCACGCAGGTATTCCCGGTGGCCACCAGCTTTGATACCTCGCTCTCCGGATCCGCCAGGTCACCGAAGTACATCGCTTCAGTCTCACAGCAGAGCACACAGAACGGTTCCAGTCCCTGGTCTATGCGATGGGAACACAGTGTGCACTTGCTCACCAGGTTCGTTTCAGCGTCGAAGTGCAGCACCTCATAGGGGCAGGCTGAGAGGCAGAGCTGGCAACCATCACACCTGTCCCTGTCCACCAGGACAATACCATCATCGCGCCGGTATATCGCACCGAGTGGACAGGCATCGATGCAGGGCGGCTCGGCGCAATGCATGCAGGGCGTAGGCTGGTAGTACATGCTGAGATTGGGATACCGACCACCAGCGGTATCCATGCCGTCGCCACCAACGGTGATGACTTTTATCCAGGAACCCTGCTCGATGCCATTCTCCAGCTTACAGGCCATCGTGCATGTATGGCACCCGATGCAGCGCTCCAGGTCAATTACCAGACCATATCTCCCGGACACTTCTCTCCCCTCGAACCTCACGCCTTCTCTACCTGTACCAGGACATCATTGAACGCCATATTCGGTTCATAGATTGCATCCTGGGCAGGATTTATCGCATCGTGGCTCAGAGTATTATGTCCCCCCTCGCCGAATTGGTCAAACCACCACCCCTGGGGGATGTTCACCACTCCGGGCTGGATACCCTCGTTGATTTTGGCCTCCAGCTTTATCCTTCCGCGGTCGTTATAGACCACCACGGCGTCGCCCTCTGTGATACCGCGGCTGGCGGCGTCCTGCGGACTGATATCCATGACGGGTCTCGGATTTATCTCAAGCAGCCAGGGTATATTGGCAAAGCTGGAGTGATGTCTGAACCGGCTGTGCACCTGAACAAAGACCAGGGGGTACTTCTCCGCTTTCTCGGAGCGGCCGCTCTCCAGAGGTTCCTTGTACAGCGGCAGCTCCTCGCCGAGTGGCTTGAGCCTCTCTACGTAGAACTCCACCTTCCCGGAGGCTGTGCGGAACTGCCCTTGCGTGAGCTGCGTTCCCGGGAGTACCGGCACCGGGTTTATCCTGGCCGGACCTTCCCTGAGCCCGGCGACATCGATTCCCTCGACCGACGGATGCCCCGAATCAAGCAGAAGGTCGACAAATCCCTCCTCGGTCTTGTCGAAGTACTCCCCGAAGCCCAGCCGTTTCGCCAGGTCGCTGAGAATGGTGATGTCAGACCTGGACTCATAGAGAGGCTCGATTACCTTCTGCTGGAGCTGGAGATAGGGGGCAGGGCCACCCACCATGTCAGAGAACTCCAGGAAGGTACAGACCGGCAGCACGATATCAGCATATTTGGCGGTATCATTCATGAATAGTGCGGTATCAACGATGAAGTCGAGTCTGGGGAACAGCTCGTTGATGATTTTGTACGAATCGGCGCACTGGTTCACGAAATTCGTGAAGGCAAACCAGAGGGCTTTGAGAGGGTACGGCTTCTCGGTGAGTATCGACGGGTAGGTATTAAGAATACCCATGCGGGAATAGGACCGTTCCGCGTCAGGTTGCAGGAAGGCATCCCAGTTGAGCACCAGCCGACGATGCCCGGCGGCACCGGGCACTATGATATTGCCGGTAATAGCAGCCAGGGTACACACGGCACGGAAGGTGAGGTCGCCGTGATAGTGGCGCCCCAGCCCGTTGTTGGTGTAGATGTTAGCCGGTTTGTTAGTAGCGTAGGCCAGGGCCAGCTTCCGAATGGTATCTACCGGTACATTCGTGACCTCCGATGCCTTCTCCGGTGGGTACTCCGCGATGAGGTCGGCAAGAAGCTGAAATGCCGGACGACACTCTATCCCGCCCACGTGGTAGGTGCCGGTCAATACCGCCGACACCCCCGCCTCATCGACCGACCGGGGCTGGTTGGTCGTCGCGTCCCACACCATATACCTCTCGACGCCACCCGGGGTAATATCGCTCTCCCTGAGAAAACGGCCGCTGCTACTGCGTACCAGAAACGGCCCCACGGTATTAGTGCGAACAAAGTCCTCGTCCTGGAGCCCCTCCTGCATGATTACGTTCATCATCCCCAGGGCAAGGGCGGCATCTGTACCCGGTCTTACCCGCACATACTCATCAGCCTTCGAAGCTGTGACCGTGAAAACGGGGTCAACGACAACAAGTCGGGTACCCCCCTGCTTGTAGGCCAGGAGAGGACGCATCATGAAGGGGGTCGACTCAGCAGGATTGGTCCCCCAGCAGATATTCAGCTTCGGCTCACGGAAGGCGGAAATAAAGGCTCCCGGGGCGTGGGCACCGAACATGGCCGTGGCGGCGCAGGGACCGGCGGAATCACCGTACCCCCAGGCACTAACCCGCG
This region of Dehalococcoidales bacterium genomic DNA includes:
- a CDS encoding molybdopterin-dependent oxidoreductase, with product MSGTEEHVVRTACPAHCAANACGILAHVADGRVVKLEPADFPDRRLRRICLRGLSSLQMLYHPDRLKYPLKRVGERGEGKWQRMSWQEALDTIADRFTEIADKYGSHSVGFVLGGPGSGNVKFGAYTRFASLFQGTRVSAWGYGDSAGPCAATAMFGAHAPGAFISAFREPKLNICWGTNPAESTPFMMRPLLAYKQGGTRLVVVDPVFTVTASKADEYVRVRPGTDAALALGMMNVIMQEGLQDEDFVRTNTVGPFLVRSSSGRFLRESDITPGGVERYMVWDATTNQPRSVDEAGVSAVLTGTYHVGGIECRPAFQLLADLIAEYPPEKASEVTNVPVDTIRKLALAYATNKPANIYTNNGLGRHYHGDLTFRAVCTLAAITGNIIVPGAAGHRRLVLNWDAFLQPDAERSYSRMGILNTYPSILTEKPYPLKALWFAFTNFVNQCADSYKIINELFPRLDFIVDTALFMNDTAKYADIVLPVCTFLEFSDMVGGPAPYLQLQQKVIEPLYESRSDITILSDLAKRLGFGEYFDKTEEGFVDLLLDSGHPSVEGIDVAGLREGPARINPVPVLPGTQLTQGQFRTASGKVEFYVERLKPLGEELPLYKEPLESGRSEKAEKYPLVFVQVHSRFRHHSSFANIPWLLEINPRPVMDISPQDAASRGITEGDAVVVYNDRGRIKLEAKINEGIQPGVVNIPQGWWFDQFGEGGHNTLSHDAINPAQDAIYEPNMAFNDVLVQVEKA
- a CDS encoding 4Fe-4S dicluster domain-containing protein; amino-acid sequence: MSGRYGLVIDLERCIGCHTCTMACKLENGIEQGSWIKVITVGGDGMDTAGGRYPNLSMYYQPTPCMHCAEPPCIDACPLGAIYRRDDGIVLVDRDRCDGCQLCLSACPYEVLHFDAETNLVSKCTLCSHRIDQGLEPFCVLCCETEAMYFGDLADPESEVSKLVATGNTCVLLPDAGTGPAVYYCPPMEPRGLP
- a CDS encoding ABC transporter permease: METARLLKRRPWGIAGAVLLLAVIAIAALSPVITPYQYNRIDIRSRLEPPGAGHILGTDDLGRDVFSRLLYGTRPYVQGGLVATGMATVLGLLLGFLSAGFGGRTDSILRRAVLVPALLAGVAILVTLVEWAIPSSFVSFFGFLMTSASVVGPPVSVTVVVPALLSLILLPSVYDLARNAYLSAGIVRRLPDVQPVRQDPTFSLRALGHSLRPLAPLTVVNLGVAVGMAVLVVAPLSYYGLGVPPPFPCWGNMLSSTGLRELDAAPWILVSPGIAIGLTTLGAIVFGLALREVWFPRFSRLFRSPKVSHIPPIERHCS